A window of the Verminephrobacter eiseniae EF01-2 genome harbors these coding sequences:
- a CDS encoding Bug family tripartite tricarboxylate transporter substrate binding protein yields MAASLLRSRWCQTVASALALATAFWATATQAQDYPQRPVKLLVPYPPGGATDVIGRVLAQQLTLELGQPVVVENRPGAAGNLGASAVAKEPPDGQTLLMGALTSHAINSVLFTAKAPFHLEQDFEPIALVGRVPLVITVGPTVKSANLAQFIALAQSRPGTLAYASAGNGSPQHLAAELLQRQAGVKLLHVPYKGSGPALNDLMGGQVDVIIDTLPATQAFIKGQRLRALAVTTAQRVAALPEVPTAAQAGLQDFELGSIFGVLAPAGTPRPIVERLSAALGAILSRPAVRDSLSTQGAMPAFMTPEQTRAAIRSEVARWSKLVAQSAITLE; encoded by the coding sequence ATGGCGGCAAGCCTTCTTCGGTCGCGCTGGTGCCAGACTGTGGCCTCAGCGCTGGCCCTGGCCACGGCGTTCTGGGCCACCGCCACGCAGGCGCAGGACTACCCGCAGCGGCCCGTGAAACTGCTCGTCCCCTACCCGCCCGGCGGCGCGACCGATGTGATCGGGCGTGTGCTGGCGCAGCAGTTGACGCTGGAACTGGGCCAGCCGGTCGTGGTGGAGAACCGCCCGGGCGCTGCGGGCAACCTGGGCGCCAGCGCCGTGGCGAAAGAGCCGCCGGACGGGCAGACCCTGCTGATGGGCGCGCTGACCAGCCACGCCATCAACAGCGTGCTGTTCACGGCCAAGGCGCCGTTCCATCTGGAGCAGGACTTCGAGCCCATCGCACTGGTGGGGCGGGTGCCGCTGGTCATCACCGTGGGGCCGACGGTCAAGTCCGCGAATCTGGCGCAGTTCATCGCGCTGGCCCAGTCCAGGCCGGGGACGTTGGCCTACGCCTCTGCGGGCAACGGCTCGCCGCAGCATCTGGCGGCCGAACTGCTGCAACGGCAGGCCGGGGTGAAACTGCTGCATGTGCCTTACAAAGGCAGCGGCCCGGCCTTGAACGACCTGATGGGCGGGCAGGTGGATGTGATCATCGACACGCTGCCGGCCACGCAGGCGTTCATCAAAGGCCAGAGGCTGCGCGCGCTGGCGGTCACGACCGCGCAGCGGGTGGCGGCATTGCCCGAGGTGCCGACGGCGGCGCAGGCCGGCCTGCAAGACTTCGAGCTTGGCTCCATCTTTGGCGTGCTGGCGCCGGCGGGAACGCCCAGGCCGATCGTCGAGCGGCTCAGTGCCGCGCTCGGCGCCATTTTGTCCCGGCCGGCGGTCAGGGACTCGCTGAGCACGCAGGGCGCGATGCCGGCGTTCATGACACCCGAGCAGACGCGGGCCGCCATCCGCAGCGAGGTAGCGCGCTGGAGCAAGCTCGTCGCGCAAAGCGCGATCACGCTGGAGTGA
- a CDS encoding rhodanese-like domain-containing protein, producing the protein MKFIIDNWYLFLVALASGGMLLWPLIKNARDGALTPARVVQMINREKAVVIDVCETEEFAAGHVVGARNLPLGQIEERLPGVVKNKALPVVLVCATGARARRAVTMARKLGYDNAQAMAGGLAAWRAASLPVEKT; encoded by the coding sequence GTGAAATTCATCATTGACAACTGGTATCTGTTCCTCGTTGCACTGGCTTCGGGCGGCATGTTGCTGTGGCCGCTCATCAAGAACGCCAGGGACGGCGCGCTGACGCCCGCCAGGGTCGTGCAGATGATCAACCGCGAAAAAGCCGTGGTCATCGATGTCTGCGAGACCGAGGAGTTTGCCGCCGGCCATGTGGTTGGCGCCAGGAACCTGCCCCTGGGCCAGATCGAAGAGCGCCTGCCCGGCGTCGTCAAGAACAAGGCGCTGCCCGTGGTTCTGGTGTGCGCCACCGGCGCCCGCGCCCGGCGTGCGGTGACCATGGCCAGGAAGCTCGGCTATGACAACGCCCAGGCCATGGCCGGCGGCCTCGCTGCCTGGCGGGCAGCCAGCCTGCCGGTGGAAAAAACCTGA
- the grxC gene encoding glutaredoxin 3, with the protein MQAVKMYTTAVCPYCVRAKQLLKARGVEQIEELRIDADPAARQQMMALTGRRTVPQIFIGQTHVGGYDDLVALDGRGQLMPLLGAA; encoded by the coding sequence ATGCAAGCCGTGAAGATGTACACCACCGCCGTCTGCCCTTACTGCGTCCGGGCCAAACAGCTTCTGAAGGCCAGGGGGGTGGAGCAGATCGAAGAGCTCCGCATCGACGCCGACCCGGCTGCGCGCCAGCAGATGATGGCGCTCACCGGCCGTCGCACGGTGCCGCAGATCTTCATCGGCCAGACGCATGTGGGGGGCTACGATGACCTGGTGGCGCTCGACGGCCGTGGCCAATTGATGCCGCTGCTGGGCGCTGCATAA
- the secB gene encoding protein-export chaperone SecB encodes MADQDNPVFQIQRVYLKDLSLEQPNSPAILLEQEQPNLDIQLGVEATPVGEGFFEVAVTATVQTKIKDKTMFLVEAKQAAIFEIRNVPEDQMGQIMGVVCPQIVYPYLRGNVADVINRAGFPPVHLGEINFQGMYEQQQAQAAGAAAPVTTQ; translated from the coding sequence ATGGCCGACCAAGACAATCCCGTGTTCCAGATTCAGCGGGTCTACCTCAAAGACCTGTCGCTGGAACAGCCCAACTCGCCCGCCATCTTGTTGGAGCAAGAGCAGCCCAATCTCGACATACAGCTTGGTGTGGAAGCCACCCCGGTGGGCGAAGGCTTTTTTGAAGTGGCCGTGACCGCCACGGTGCAGACCAAGATCAAGGACAAGACCATGTTCCTGGTCGAGGCCAAGCAGGCCGCGATCTTCGAGATCCGCAATGTGCCCGAGGACCAGATGGGCCAGATCATGGGCGTCGTCTGCCCGCAGATCGTCTACCCCTACCTGCGCGGCAATGTGGCCGACGTGATCAACCGCGCCGGCTTCCCGCCGGTGCACCTGGGCGAGATCAACTTCCAGGGCATGTATGAGCAGCAGCAGGCGCAAGCTGCGGGCGCGGCTGCGCCGGTGACCACGCAGTAA
- a CDS encoding NAD(P)H-dependent glycerol-3-phosphate dehydrogenase, translating to MKIIVSGAGAWGCALALSAARHPAGHAVTLWARDASQAERMRAERQNARYLPGLPFPPALTLASGDLAALWPGADLVIVATPMAALRGMLLALHGCTAPVAWLCKGFEAATGAESGGLLAHEVQALVAPRLLAGAFSGPSFAQEVALGQPTALVAASPHDRVRAALVGALHSPSLRVYANEDIVGVEVGGAVKNVLAIATGLCDGLALGLNARAALITRGLAEMTRLGVALGARPETFMGLSGLGDLVLTATGDLSRNRRVGLLLAQGRSLARTLESLGHVAEGVYSARTVARRAALLGVEMPITRAVVALLDGRLSPADAVALLMGRGPASELMH from the coding sequence ATGAAAATAATCGTCTCAGGCGCCGGTGCCTGGGGTTGCGCGCTGGCCCTGAGCGCGGCCCGGCACCCCGCAGGCCATGCGGTCACGCTGTGGGCGCGTGATGCCAGCCAGGCCGAGCGCATGCGCGCCGAGCGGCAAAACGCCCGCTACCTGCCCGGCCTGCCCTTTCCCCCCGCTCTCACGCTCGCCAGCGGCGACCTGGCGGCGCTGTGGCCCGGCGCCGACCTGGTCATCGTGGCCACGCCGATGGCCGCGTTGCGCGGCATGTTGCTGGCATTGCACGGCTGCACGGCGCCGGTGGCCTGGCTGTGCAAGGGCTTCGAGGCGGCCACTGGCGCCGAATCCGGCGGTCTGCTGGCGCATGAAGTGCAAGCGCTGGTAGCTCCTCGATTGCTCGCTGGCGCGTTCAGCGGCCCGAGTTTTGCGCAGGAAGTGGCCCTGGGCCAGCCGACGGCGCTGGTCGCCGCCAGCCCCCATGACCGGGTGCGCGCGGCGCTGGTCGGCGCGTTGCACAGCCCCAGCCTGCGCGTGTACGCCAACGAGGACATCGTCGGCGTCGAGGTCGGCGGCGCCGTCAAGAACGTGCTGGCCATTGCCACCGGCCTGTGCGACGGACTGGCGCTGGGGCTCAATGCCCGGGCGGCGCTGATCACCCGCGGCCTGGCCGAGATGACGCGGCTCGGGGTCGCGCTCGGGGCCCGGCCCGAGACCTTCATGGGCCTGTCGGGCCTGGGCGACCTGGTGCTGACCGCCACCGGCGATCTGTCGCGCAACCGGCGCGTGGGCCTGCTGCTGGCCCAGGGCCGGAGCCTGGCCCGGACCCTGGAGTCCTTGGGCCATGTGGCAGAAGGCGTCTACAGCGCCCGCACCGTGGCGCGGCGCGCTGCGTTGCTGGGGGTGGAGATGCCGATCACCCGGGCCGTGGTGGCCTTGCTCGACGGCCGGCTCAGCCCTGCCGATGCCGTCGCGCTGCTGATGGGCCGGGGCCCGGCATCGGAGCTGATGCATTGA
- the iolE gene encoding myo-inosose-2 dehydratase, whose amino-acid sequence MTVKIGINPITWTNDDMPELGGDTPLEVCLSETAQAGYRGTELGGKFPRNSRALAAVLARHGLELVSGWYDGRILDRSVDEEFAAALPHLSLLRAAGAAHVVYADTSRGRHGGIFQPISKRPKLQADEWGAYGAKITELAERMADFGVGMAFHHHMGTIVETDAEVGLLMRHSGKAVGLLFDTGHCLFSGGDPASLLDRHIDRVVHVHCKDVRPAILQKARSTDMSFMAAVLDGIFTVPGDGGVDFTALLTQLAQRGYCGWLVVEAEQDPKKANPLTYATMGYRNLERMAIDAGLTVLTGVPSRSATV is encoded by the coding sequence ATGACGGTAAAAATCGGCATCAACCCCATTACCTGGACGAACGATGACATGCCGGAACTCGGCGGCGACACGCCGCTGGAGGTGTGCCTGTCGGAAACCGCACAGGCCGGCTATCGCGGCACGGAGCTTGGCGGAAAGTTTCCGCGCAACAGCCGCGCGCTGGCGGCGGTCTTGGCGCGCCATGGGCTGGAACTGGTCTCCGGCTGGTATGACGGCCGCATTCTCGATCGGTCGGTCGATGAGGAATTTGCGGCTGCCCTGCCGCATCTGAGCTTGCTGCGCGCTGCGGGCGCTGCGCATGTCGTCTATGCCGATACATCGCGTGGACGTCATGGCGGCATTTTCCAGCCGATCTCCAAGCGCCCGAAACTCCAGGCCGATGAATGGGGGGCCTACGGCGCCAAAATCACCGAACTGGCCGAACGCATGGCCGATTTCGGCGTCGGGATGGCATTCCATCACCATATGGGCACGATCGTCGAAACGGACGCGGAAGTCGGCCTTTTGATGCGCCACAGCGGCAAGGCCGTTGGCTTGCTTTTCGACACCGGCCATTGTCTTTTCTCCGGCGGTGATCCGGCCAGCCTGCTCGACCGTCACATCGATCGCGTCGTCCATGTCCATTGCAAGGATGTCCGCCCGGCCATCTTGCAAAAGGCGCGTTCGACGGACATGAGCTTCATGGCCGCCGTGCTCGATGGCATCTTCACCGTGCCGGGCGATGGCGGCGTCGATTTCACGGCACTGCTGACGCAACTGGCACAGCGCGGCTATTGCGGCTGGCTCGTCGTCGAGGCGGAACAGGATCCGAAGAAAGCCAATCCGCTGACCTATGCGACGATGGGCTACCGGAATCTTGAGCGGATGGCCATCGATGCCGGCCTGACCGTGCTCACGGGAGTACCTTCGCGTTCGGCTACGGTGTGA
- the mocR gene encoding rhizopine catabolism transcriptional regulator MocR: protein MKKINSLDAIVLDAALKSTLKRQLYEQLRRLISGRILAPGSALPSTRQLAKDLAIGRNTVVAAYEQLITEGYLHNRHTACPVVVDLPSGPMSHEDERAYPFRPSISRRGEMMMGEPFYFGAAGQPAFHPGMPDAQEFPFTAWSRLLARRGASGRDTLFGTYDVLGFPPLRETIASYLNAARGMRCSTEQVVIISGAQGAFDLLARLLLDPGDTVWMEEPGYFGAQSAFEVAGARLAPLHVDGGGWSLDGWPSPAPRVICVTPSCHHPLGATMRMEQRLRLLEIAESCNAWIIEDDYDSEYRFQGQPIPAMQGSDASRRVIYVGTFSKLLFPALRIGFMVLPAGLVSGIAQAINVSGHVPPLLLQAALFDFINEGHMAKHLRRTRRLYAMRREAFLTMGEAQLSQWLQWAPGQSGIQTTAFCRDGLDDHAIAAAAKKRGIHVSPLSMQYRHGKPRHGLVLGYAATSVSHMDSGMQKLREALLEVAG, encoded by the coding sequence TTGAAGAAAATCAACTCGCTCGACGCTATCGTGCTGGATGCGGCGCTCAAGTCGACGCTCAAGCGGCAGCTCTATGAGCAATTGCGCCGGCTGATTTCCGGGCGGATTCTGGCGCCGGGCAGCGCGCTGCCTTCGACGCGACAGCTGGCCAAAGATTTGGCGATTGGGCGCAACACCGTGGTGGCCGCCTATGAGCAGTTGATCACCGAGGGTTACCTGCACAATCGCCATACCGCCTGCCCGGTCGTTGTCGACTTGCCAAGCGGGCCCATGTCGCACGAGGATGAGCGGGCGTATCCGTTTCGGCCATCGATCTCAAGGCGCGGCGAGATGATGATGGGCGAGCCTTTTTACTTCGGCGCCGCCGGTCAGCCAGCGTTCCACCCGGGCATGCCGGATGCGCAGGAGTTTCCTTTCACGGCCTGGAGCCGTCTGCTCGCCAGGCGCGGCGCCAGCGGTCGGGATACCTTGTTTGGCACTTATGACGTGCTGGGTTTTCCCCCATTGCGCGAGACGATCGCGTCTTACCTCAACGCTGCGCGTGGCATGCGCTGTAGTACGGAGCAGGTTGTCATCATCAGCGGCGCGCAAGGCGCTTTCGATTTGCTGGCGCGCTTGTTGCTGGACCCTGGCGACACGGTGTGGATGGAGGAGCCGGGCTATTTTGGCGCGCAGTCGGCCTTTGAAGTCGCAGGTGCCAGGCTGGCGCCGCTGCATGTGGATGGCGGCGGCTGGTCGCTGGATGGCTGGCCCAGTCCGGCCCCGCGTGTCATTTGCGTGACGCCCTCCTGCCATCACCCGCTTGGCGCCACCATGCGCATGGAGCAGCGGCTGCGCCTGCTGGAAATCGCCGAGAGTTGCAACGCATGGATCATCGAGGACGACTACGACAGCGAGTACCGCTTCCAGGGGCAGCCCATTCCGGCGATGCAGGGCAGCGATGCGTCGCGCCGGGTGATTTATGTCGGCACTTTTTCAAAGCTGCTGTTTCCGGCATTGCGCATTGGCTTCATGGTGCTTCCGGCGGGTCTGGTGTCCGGCATTGCGCAGGCGATCAATGTTTCCGGCCATGTGCCGCCATTGCTGTTGCAGGCGGCCTTGTTCGATTTCATCAACGAGGGGCACATGGCCAAGCATCTGCGCCGCACGCGCAGGCTGTATGCCATGCGGCGCGAGGCTTTTCTCACGATGGGCGAGGCGCAGTTGTCGCAGTGGCTGCAATGGGCGCCCGGCCAGTCCGGCATTCAGACGACGGCGTTTTGCCGCGACGGGCTGGATGATCATGCGATTGCGGCGGCTGCGAAGAAGCGCGGCATCCATGTCTCGCCTTTATCGATGCAGTACCGTCACGGCAAGCCGCGTCATGGGCTGGTGCTCGGCTATGCCGCGACTTCGGTTTCGCACATGGACAGCGGCATGCAGAAGTTGCGCGAGGCTTTGCTGGAGGTGGCCGGGTGA
- a CDS encoding substrate-binding domain-containing protein yields the protein MLIELPLERRLERRIQHDSVERVDFLQIWPLQNVHYWTLLWGQLLHKLVWRPRPVPSLSLKSHLSTNRPGSVMNEDHQMTSARTRTPRRCLALAALALAALAAPVALAQGKKETIYFVGIASPADPFHGVIARGAEQAGKDLGVHVVYIFPDKVTLTDYNAKIEQAIAAQPQGIVILGIDEKGSRPLAQRARELGIRLGFNPAPPVKDKPLRTPDDLYVSRVGSDEYSAGRAAAERLLTEKVKGKVVCGIQIPGDLTLSTRCQGVSERLKEAGIKTAIIEIANEPGQAAELLATYLRANPDTGAVITLGGPPNAGAREARKAAKRPDLLLGGFDMDAATLQSIVDKDMLFTVDQQPFWRGYIPVLGITHHLRYGLQQANYFLSGPSIVDAANARAALKLSRDGVR from the coding sequence TTGCTCATAGAGCTGCCGCTTGAGCGTCGACTTGAGCGCCGCATCCAGCACGATAGCGTCGAGCGAGTTGATTTTCTTCAAATCTGGCCCCTTCAAAATGTCCATTACTGGACCTTGTTGTGGGGCCAATTGTTGCATAAGCTGGTTTGGAGGCCGCGCCCTGTACCGAGTCTGTCACTGAAATCTCATCTATCGACGAACCGCCCCGGTTCCGTAATGAACGAGGATCATCAAATGACATCTGCCCGCACCCGCACACCCCGGCGCTGTCTGGCGCTGGCTGCCCTTGCCTTGGCTGCCCTTGCTGCCCCGGTCGCGCTGGCGCAGGGGAAAAAGGAAACCATTTACTTCGTTGGCATCGCCAGCCCTGCCGATCCGTTCCACGGCGTCATTGCGCGTGGCGCCGAGCAGGCGGGCAAGGATTTGGGGGTCCATGTCGTCTATATCTTTCCCGACAAGGTGACGCTGACCGACTACAACGCCAAGATCGAGCAGGCCATTGCCGCTCAGCCGCAGGGTATCGTCATCCTTGGCATCGATGAGAAAGGTTCCCGGCCGCTGGCGCAGCGGGCCAGGGAGTTGGGCATCCGGCTGGGCTTCAATCCGGCCCCGCCGGTCAAGGACAAGCCGCTGCGCACGCCGGACGATCTCTATGTCAGCCGCGTCGGTTCCGATGAGTATTCCGCCGGGCGCGCTGCTGCCGAACGGCTGTTGACGGAGAAGGTGAAGGGCAAGGTGGTGTGCGGCATTCAGATTCCCGGCGATCTGACGCTATCGACCCGTTGCCAGGGCGTGTCCGAGCGCTTGAAGGAGGCTGGCATCAAGACCGCGATCATCGAGATTGCCAATGAGCCGGGGCAGGCGGCGGAGTTGTTGGCGACTTATTTGCGCGCCAACCCGGACACCGGCGCGGTCATCACGCTGGGCGGCCCGCCGAATGCCGGCGCGCGCGAGGCCAGGAAGGCGGCCAAGCGTCCTGATCTGCTGCTCGGCGGCTTCGATATGGATGCCGCAACGCTGCAAAGCATCGTCGACAAGGACATGCTGTTTACCGTTGACCAGCAACCGTTCTGGCGCGGCTACATTCCTGTTCTCGGCATTACGCACCACCTGCGCTACGGTTTGCAGCAGGCGAATTACTTTCTCTCCGGCCCCAGCATCGTCGATGCCGCCAATGCCAGGGCTGCGCTCAAACTCTCCAGGGATGGCGTGCGCTGA
- a CDS encoding ABC transporter permease, which yields MGTSTPLPRFLMRLRSLLLRAETAAAAACLMTLVGFSIASPLFLSKESLISITNLVAELGIISIGVTLLMIGGHIDLSVGAVVGISSYMTVYFSSIGLPPALAFLGALAISAALGLVNGLLVMRTGLGSFIVTLGTMHVFRGLLTAWTGGFPVSSDIAEPMRSIVSGALLPGGFRMSLVWFAMLVLGATFTLLRTRFGNWTYAIGQNPEAARNLGVPVERTTVALFVLCSLCGGIAGIVQVARFQSVDALRGEGAELLAIAITVIGGTLLTGGYGSAIGSMFGALIFGMVQVGLVLVGAPGYYFKTLVGATLVGAVLVNQSFSKLVASGGFLKSKAARKPSPPARSQR from the coding sequence ATGGGCACGTCAACGCCGCTGCCGCGCTTCCTGATGCGGCTGCGCTCGCTGCTGTTGCGGGCGGAGACGGCTGCCGCTGCGGCCTGCCTGATGACCTTGGTCGGTTTTTCCATCGCCAGCCCGCTGTTTCTGAGCAAGGAGAGCCTGATCAGCATCACCAATCTGGTGGCCGAGCTTGGCATCATCAGCATCGGCGTCACGCTGCTGATGATCGGCGGCCACATCGATTTGTCGGTCGGCGCGGTGGTGGGCATCTCGTCTTACATGACGGTGTATTTTTCTTCGATCGGGCTGCCGCCTGCGCTCGCATTCCTGGGCGCGCTGGCCATCTCCGCCGCGCTGGGCCTGGTCAACGGCTTGCTCGTCATGCGCACCGGCCTTGGCTCTTTCATCGTGACGCTGGGCACCATGCATGTCTTTCGCGGCCTGCTGACGGCCTGGACTGGCGGCTTTCCCGTCTCCAGCGACATCGCCGAGCCGATGCGCTCCATCGTGTCGGGCGCCCTGCTGCCGGGCGGCTTTCGCATGTCGCTGGTCTGGTTTGCCATGCTGGTGCTGGGGGCGACCTTCACGCTGCTGCGCACCCGCTTCGGCAACTGGACTTATGCGATTGGCCAGAACCCGGAGGCGGCGCGCAATCTCGGCGTTCCGGTCGAGCGCACCACGGTCGCGCTGTTCGTGCTGTGCTCGCTGTGCGGCGGCATTGCCGGGATTGTCCAGGTTGCGCGCTTCCAGTCGGTGGACGCGCTGCGCGGCGAGGGCGCGGAGTTGCTGGCCATCGCCATCACCGTGATCGGCGGCACGCTGCTGACCGGCGGCTATGGCAGCGCGATCGGCTCGATGTTTGGCGCGCTCATCTTCGGCATGGTCCAGGTCGGGCTGGTGCTGGTTGGCGCGCCGGGCTATTACTTCAAGACCCTGGTCGGCGCAACCCTGGTCGGCGCGGTGCTGGTCAACCAGAGCTTCTCCAAACTGGTCGCGTCGGGCGGCTTTTTGAAGTCGAAAGCCGCGCGCAAACCCTCCCCGCCCGCCAGGAGCCAGCGATGA
- a CDS encoding ATP-binding cassette domain-containing protein, protein MKQAVLEARNIWKSYGPVPILEDVSIEAHAGRVLVLLGDNGAGKSTLIKILSGVTAPSAGALLMDGQPVSFQTPRDARQRGIATVFQDLAVCNLLSITRNVVLGREPMKRFGPFRWMDMKKAEEQTRQAFAVLGVNVGSDMGRPAAALSGGQRQSLAIARAMLFGSTCLILDEPTSALAVRQAHGVLDQIKAAAAAGQAVIFITHNFHHALLVGDEVVVLGNGKVMAHFNTGETSLEELTRLVSMLH, encoded by the coding sequence ATGAAACAGGCCGTTCTCGAAGCGCGCAATATCTGGAAATCCTACGGCCCGGTGCCCATCCTCGAGGACGTGTCCATCGAGGCCCACGCCGGGCGTGTGCTGGTGCTGCTGGGCGACAACGGCGCGGGCAAATCGACGCTGATCAAGATTCTCAGCGGCGTCACCGCGCCCAGCGCAGGCGCGCTGCTGATGGATGGCCAGCCGGTATCCTTCCAGACGCCCAGGGATGCGCGCCAGCGTGGCATTGCCACGGTGTTCCAGGACCTGGCGGTCTGCAATCTGCTGTCGATCACGCGCAATGTCGTTCTTGGCCGCGAGCCGATGAAGCGCTTTGGCCCGTTCCGATGGATGGACATGAAGAAGGCCGAGGAGCAAACCCGGCAGGCCTTTGCGGTGCTGGGCGTGAATGTGGGCAGCGACATGGGCCGACCGGCTGCCGCGCTGTCCGGCGGCCAGCGCCAGTCGCTGGCGATTGCCCGCGCCATGCTGTTCGGCTCGACCTGCCTGATTCTTGACGAGCCCACTTCGGCGCTGGCCGTGCGCCAGGCGCATGGCGTGCTCGACCAGATCAAGGCCGCTGCGGCGGCCGGGCAGGCGGTCATCTTCATCACCCACAACTTCCATCACGCCCTGCTGGTGGGCGATGAGGTGGTGGTGCTCGGCAACGGCAAGGTGATGGCCCATTTCAACACCGGCGAGACCAGTCTGGAAGAACTGACCAGGCTGGTCTCCATGCTGCACTGA
- a CDS encoding PIG-L deacetylase family protein, which translates to MPHPRIASVVAVEPHPDDVEILCLGTLLKLKQEGTRLTIVCVTNGDKGSGNQPDLPYPEVAAMRFREASSVAAALGAEFINLGAEDEYLYDTPELRNALAAVFRRAKADVVLAPSPHCYQTDHTIASEIAFQAAHLSALPQLRITPPALPALPALPSAPAMYYYDTLPGLDFEPSFYVDISGQMARKQELARMHTSQMASMKSQSDWDLVEAIEVLGRMRGLQSGTRYAEAFRLCARYPRLKAWTQFPA; encoded by the coding sequence ATGCCACACCCGCGCATTGCAAGCGTCGTCGCCGTCGAGCCGCATCCCGACGATGTGGAGATTCTCTGCCTGGGCACCTTGTTGAAACTCAAGCAAGAAGGCACCCGGCTGACCATCGTGTGCGTGACGAATGGCGACAAGGGGTCGGGCAACCAGCCTGATCTTCCCTACCCGGAAGTTGCCGCGATGCGCTTTCGCGAGGCGTCCTCGGTGGCGGCGGCGCTCGGCGCGGAGTTCATCAATCTGGGCGCGGAAGACGAGTATCTCTACGACACCCCCGAACTGCGCAATGCGCTGGCCGCCGTGTTTCGCCGCGCCAAGGCCGATGTGGTGCTGGCGCCCTCGCCCCATTGCTACCAGACCGACCACACCATTGCCTCCGAAATCGCATTCCAGGCGGCGCATCTGTCGGCCCTGCCGCAACTGCGCATCACGCCGCCCGCACTGCCCGCGCTGCCCGCACTGCCAAGTGCGCCGGCAATGTACTACTACGACACCCTCCCCGGCCTCGACTTCGAGCCCTCCTTTTATGTCGACATCTCCGGCCAGATGGCGCGCAAGCAGGAACTGGCGCGCATGCACACGAGCCAGATGGCCAGCATGAAATCGCAGTCCGACTGGGACCTGGTCGAAGCCATTGAAGTGCTCGGGCGCATGCGCGGCCTGCAAAGCGGCACGCGCTACGCAGAAGCCTTCCGCCTTTGTGCCCGCTACCCGCGGCTGAAGGCGTGGACGCAATTTCCGGCCTGA
- a CDS encoding sugar phosphate isomerase/epimerase family protein encodes MKIGLLTDSLGALPLDEVLQESAALGVQSVEFACGNWSSAPHIQLDRMLDDSAHRANFLARLSDHGLAISALNCSGNQLHPGPSGKAHHQVVEKTIRLAALLEVERVVMMSGLPGGPGDANPNWITTDWPAECLRILEHQWQEVLIPYWQRLVEFANHQGIRKLCLELHGHQAVYHPASFWRLREAVGNTVGVNYDPSHPMWMAADPIAAVRALGDAIYHVHAKDTRIETVPAGIDGMLETRAASQVAQRSWNYVTLGYGHGEAWWKQFLAALHMSGYDDVLSIEHEDMAMSPLEGVRKSVRLLQNCAVNLKNQG; translated from the coding sequence ATGAAAATTGGCCTGTTGACAGATAGCCTGGGCGCGTTGCCCCTGGACGAGGTTCTGCAAGAATCTGCCGCGCTGGGCGTGCAAAGCGTCGAATTCGCTTGCGGCAACTGGTCGAGCGCGCCGCATATCCAGCTCGATCGGATGCTGGACGACAGCGCCCACCGCGCCAACTTCCTCGCCCGCTTGAGCGACCATGGGCTGGCGATTTCTGCGCTCAATTGCTCCGGCAACCAGTTGCACCCGGGGCCGAGCGGCAAGGCGCACCACCAGGTCGTCGAAAAGACGATAAGGCTGGCCGCGCTGCTCGAGGTCGAGCGCGTGGTCATGATGTCCGGCCTGCCCGGAGGACCGGGCGACGCCAACCCGAACTGGATCACCACCGACTGGCCGGCAGAGTGCCTGCGCATTCTCGAGCATCAATGGCAAGAGGTGCTGATTCCATACTGGCAGCGACTGGTCGAGTTTGCCAACCACCAAGGCATCCGCAAACTGTGCCTCGAACTGCACGGGCACCAGGCCGTCTACCACCCCGCCAGTTTCTGGCGCCTGCGCGAAGCCGTGGGCAACACCGTCGGCGTCAATTACGACCCCAGCCACCCGATGTGGATGGCAGCCGACCCCATCGCCGCCGTGCGCGCATTGGGCGACGCCATCTACCATGTGCACGCCAAGGACACCCGCATCGAAACCGTCCCGGCGGGCATCGACGGCATGCTCGAAACCCGCGCAGCCAGCCAGGTCGCGCAGCGCTCCTGGAACTACGTCACGCTCGGCTACGGCCACGGCGAAGCGTGGTGGAAACAGTTCCTCGCCGCCCTGCACATGAGCGGCTATGACGACGTTCTGTCCATCGAGCACGAAGACATGGCCATGTCGCCGCTGGAAGGCGTGCGCAAATCGGTGCGGCTGCTGCAAAACTGCGCCGTCAATCTGAAAAACCAGGGATGA